A stretch of the Uranotaenia lowii strain MFRU-FL chromosome 3, ASM2978415v1, whole genome shotgun sequence genome encodes the following:
- the LOC129757363 gene encoding uncharacterized protein LOC129757363, which produces MLEVKGRQTAKFIVQKTEEILKIYDISLEQILTGTCDNGANMLAAIKALDQNLQLVESERQPLDDDDSFECINDDLYDELIKEFESRICLVRCAAHTLQLAVTDVIKHTDIRIRSITNVVKNCRKIAYRDSFHMHNVPIPPMYSKTRWGGVYEMIFNLFEHESFYKDLGDQFKELDLSEHRDFIHEYENALKPLYISTKEMQAKHLSLGDFYIQWLRCLMEVKQLTTNELAKSLIISLTTRLQQLKNNFAFKAALLIDPRFNYLSSAVFMPEEKESIRNFIIATSKRIRALKPVEPVVATPSVPEPDTVTQDLDDFMTDLFGGVPPSANNDNVGQGQDSFIKQLNALDLENHQNHKYDIWKHWKDRINSHPELAEVALSIMSVPSTQVSVERSFSGLALVLSPARTNLTAKNLENILLVKLNSELLKTIIPNMYDWKQYQGLSALLE; this is translated from the exons ATGCTCGAGGTTAAAGGACGGCAGACTGCCAAATTCATCGTTCAGAAAACTGAAGAGATTCTCAAGATATATGACATATCACTCGAACAAATTTTGACTGGAACATGTGACAACGGCGCAAACATGTTGGCGGCCATTAAAGCGTTGGACCAAAACCTTCAGTTGGTTGAATCTGAAAGACAACCTTTGGATGACGACGATAGTTTCGAATGCATCAATGACGATCTTTATGATGAGCTTATCAAGGAATTCGAATCTAGAATCTGCCTTGTGAGATGTGCGGCTCACACCTTACAGTTGGCTGTGACGGACGTTATCAAGCACACAGATATTCGAATTCGCAGCAtaacaaatgtggtaaaaaactGTAGGAAGATTGCATACAGAGATTCATTTCATATGCATAATGTGCCTATTCCACCGATGTACTCAAAAACAAGATGGGGAGGAGTATATGAAATGATTTTCAACCTTTTCGAACACGAATCCTTTTATAAAGATTTAGGAGATCAGTTTAAGGAGCTAG ATCTGTCTGAACACCGGGATTTTATACATGAGTATGAGAACGCTCTAAAGCCCTTGTATATCTCTACCAAAGAGATGCAAGCAAAGCATCTATCTTTAGGAGATTTTTATATTCAATGGTTACGTTGCTTGATGGAAGTTAAACAATTAACAACCAACGAATTGGCGAAATCTCTGATCATTTCATTAACTACGAGACTTCAGCAACTGAAAAACAATTTTGCCTTTAAAGCCGCTTTGTTGATTGATCCCCGGTTTAATTATTTATCTTCAGCTGTTTTCATGCCTGAAGAGAAGGAATCAATCAGG aatttcatCATTGCAACATCAAAGAGAATACGTGCATTGAAACCCGTCGAACCAGTGGTAGCCACGCCTTCTGTACCCGAGCCTGATACTGTTACTCAAGATTTAGATGATTTTATGACTGATCTATTTGGAGGGGTGCCACCGTCGGCAAATAACGACAATGTAGGCCAGGGCCAGGACAGTTTTATCAAACAGTTGAATGCATTAGATCTCGAGAACCATCAAAATCACAAATATGATATTTGGAAGCACTGGAAGGACCGTATCAACTCTCATCCTGAGCTTGCGGAGGTGGCGCTCTCTATCATGTCGGTTCCTTCGACCCAGGTGTCGGTAGAGCGCTCTTTCAGTGGGCTGGCGTTGGTGTTGTCACCTGCTCGCACAAATTTAACagcaaaaaatttggaaaatatcctTCTAGTTAAACTTAATAGCGAGTTATTAAAAACCATTATACCTAACATGTACGATTGGAAGCAGTATCAGGGACTAAGCGCTctgcttgaataa